The proteins below are encoded in one region of Planctopirus limnophila DSM 3776:
- a CDS encoding peptidoglycan recognition protein family protein, translated as MSTISHILKSLHCPVLWLASSCFLMLSGCADGLWSGTEDHQLGPWPEPVVIVIGESSSEMIDVSHIESANASNSAATLDAQEPQRMAHQAAKPVIDDVRHLDETPGSTGLVIQVRHESTAHESMRLAQALFAIQPEIDSPREQAANGSVVKSLPFIHQPAKSPLKPWKYLVLHHTATTSGDVESIHQSHLKNKDRSGNRWLGIGYHFVIGNGDGMPDGEIAPTFRWHQQLPGAHAGNKEFNDCGIGIVLVGNFAKKPPTEAQVSATKRLVSDLANEFVIESSCIIGHGTVRATECPGRYFPMDVVKKGLGIGHEGQPDAEPPHATPPGKTAAATPRRTKGSNSQ; from the coding sequence GTGTCGACGATCAGCCACATCCTGAAGAGCCTTCATTGCCCGGTGCTGTGGCTTGCGTCGAGCTGTTTCCTGATGCTTAGCGGCTGTGCTGATGGCCTGTGGTCTGGCACTGAAGATCATCAACTGGGCCCCTGGCCTGAGCCTGTCGTGATCGTGATTGGCGAGAGTTCCAGCGAGATGATTGACGTTTCCCACATCGAGTCAGCCAACGCCTCGAACAGTGCTGCAACTTTAGACGCTCAAGAGCCACAACGAATGGCTCATCAAGCGGCCAAACCTGTGATCGATGATGTCCGCCATCTCGATGAAACACCTGGCTCGACAGGTCTCGTCATTCAGGTGAGACACGAATCAACCGCCCACGAATCGATGCGGCTGGCGCAGGCACTCTTTGCCATTCAACCTGAGATCGACTCACCACGAGAACAGGCTGCCAACGGATCGGTGGTCAAGTCTTTGCCATTCATTCATCAGCCGGCGAAAAGCCCGCTCAAGCCGTGGAAATACCTTGTGCTGCATCACACGGCAACGACATCGGGAGATGTCGAGAGCATTCATCAGAGTCACTTGAAGAACAAAGATCGATCGGGCAATCGCTGGCTGGGGATTGGTTATCACTTTGTGATTGGCAATGGTGATGGCATGCCCGATGGTGAGATTGCCCCGACTTTTCGGTGGCATCAGCAACTGCCGGGAGCCCATGCCGGAAACAAAGAGTTTAACGACTGCGGGATTGGCATCGTGCTGGTCGGAAACTTTGCGAAAAAACCACCCACAGAAGCTCAAGTCAGCGCTACCAAACGCCTCGTTTCTGATTTAGCTAATGAGTTCGTGATCGAGAGTTCCTGCATTATTGGCCATGGGACGGTCAGGGCTACGGAATGCCCTGGTCGCTACTTTCCTATGGATGTTGTCAAGAAGGGTCTCGGGATTGGTCATGAAGGCCAGCCTGATGCCGAGCCACCGCATGCCACACCGCCCGGAAAAACTGCGGCAGCGACTCCCCGTCGCACGAAGGGAAGCAATTCGCAATGA
- the infA gene encoding translation initiation factor IF-1 produces the protein MAKEEAIEVDGDVVEALANTQFRVLLSNGHEVLAHVAGKMRKHFIRIVPGDKVKVEVSPYDLNRGRIIFRER, from the coding sequence ATGGCGAAAGAAGAAGCCATCGAAGTGGATGGCGACGTCGTGGAGGCTCTGGCCAACACGCAATTTCGAGTATTGCTCTCGAATGGACATGAAGTTCTAGCTCACGTCGCGGGAAAAATGCGTAAACACTTCATCCGTATTGTGCCGGGTGACAAAGTGAAGGTGGAAGTGAGTCCTTACGATCTCAATCGTGGGCGAATTATCTTCCGCGAGCGTTAA
- the rnhA gene encoding ribonuclease HI codes for MSAHQAGSTATSASVVDQEQSALPFVQLFTDGACSGNPGPGGWGYILRHPASGKEKEASGGLAETTNNQMELQAVIEGLKALKSRSRVEVVTDSSYVAKGSCEWLPGWKRNGWQRKEGKSFKPVKNVEYWQALDQLLARHQVQFKLIKGHAGHAENERCDVLAVAAAAAAKASANG; via the coding sequence ATGTCAGCTCATCAGGCCGGGTCAACTGCTACCTCTGCCAGCGTTGTGGATCAGGAACAGTCTGCACTTCCTTTTGTGCAGCTCTTTACAGACGGGGCATGCAGTGGCAATCCTGGCCCGGGTGGTTGGGGTTACATTCTCCGGCATCCCGCCTCTGGCAAAGAGAAAGAGGCCAGTGGTGGCCTGGCTGAGACCACCAACAACCAGATGGAACTGCAGGCTGTTATTGAAGGTCTTAAAGCCCTCAAAAGCCGTTCTCGGGTGGAAGTGGTGACCGATAGCAGCTACGTCGCCAAAGGGTCCTGCGAGTGGTTGCCCGGTTGGAAGCGTAATGGCTGGCAACGCAAAGAGGGCAAATCCTTCAAGCCGGTCAAAAACGTTGAATACTGGCAAGCTCTTGATCAACTACTCGCAAGGCATCAGGTGCAGTTTAAGCTGATCAAGGGGCATGCCGGTCATGCGGAGAATGAGCGCTGCGATGTGCTGGCTGTCGCTGCTGCTGCCGCCGCCAAAGCCTCTGCCAACGGCTGA
- a CDS encoding alpha/beta hydrolase, whose product MNGNSQSHSSDDQFFTHDRHQPVHYPVYPEIDAKPDQGEFSKGSGTNHVWQAEVVLPEKHEPAYAYPVLIWLHGDGQNEADGIAAIHRASDQNMIGIALRGDTTVRGGYAWNADPLALASFIDALILSLSVQHRIHTDRIFIGGYESGANLALQLLLASPATYCGAAVLCPLMKSLSLPAEMTRLARGRKVLVASQLSGSPTHLIDLVEFDRHLEHLGLDVRSCYYQPTARKLTQRMLRDVDHWMISTLSSAVGV is encoded by the coding sequence ATGAACGGCAATTCACAGTCGCATTCCTCCGACGATCAGTTTTTTACTCATGATCGGCATCAACCGGTGCACTATCCGGTTTATCCCGAGATCGATGCCAAACCCGATCAGGGTGAGTTCTCGAAAGGTTCGGGAACAAATCACGTCTGGCAAGCAGAAGTTGTGCTGCCTGAGAAGCACGAGCCCGCCTATGCGTACCCTGTTCTCATCTGGTTGCATGGTGATGGCCAGAATGAAGCAGACGGGATTGCGGCCATTCATCGCGCCAGTGACCAGAACATGATTGGCATTGCACTGCGTGGCGATACCACCGTTCGCGGGGGCTATGCCTGGAATGCTGATCCGCTGGCTCTGGCGAGCTTTATCGATGCGCTGATCTTGAGTCTGTCTGTCCAGCATCGCATTCATACAGATCGCATCTTTATTGGTGGGTATGAATCGGGAGCGAATCTGGCACTGCAACTCCTCCTGGCCAGCCCGGCCACTTACTGTGGAGCGGCTGTCCTTTGCCCACTGATGAAGTCACTGTCACTTCCCGCAGAAATGACACGCCTGGCCCGCGGGCGCAAAGTGCTGGTCGCTTCTCAACTGAGTGGCAGCCCGACTCATCTGATTGACCTCGTCGAGTTTGATCGTCATCTGGAACATCTCGGACTTGATGTCCGTTCGTGCTATTATCAGCCCACCGCTCGAAAACTGACTCAGCGAATGCTCCGCGATGTCGATCACTGGATGATCAGCACACTTTCCTCAGCAGTCGGGGTTTAG
- a CDS encoding nuclear transport factor 2 family protein: MSGNVGAGRHADELAIRTVQYRWLEATRKFDRQVLSSLMTDDVVFLTPGRLPFGKEEFLAACEQNDQRVIIEASATFEEIVIVEPMAYTRTHLHIKVTPRSGGAVRELAGHAMSIFRRSMFGEWQLARDANLVVPI, encoded by the coding sequence ATGTCAGGAAATGTGGGCGCTGGTCGTCATGCCGATGAGCTGGCCATTCGGACGGTCCAGTATCGCTGGCTGGAAGCGACGAGGAAGTTCGATCGGCAGGTGCTCAGTTCGCTCATGACAGATGACGTGGTGTTCCTCACGCCAGGGCGCCTGCCTTTCGGAAAGGAAGAGTTTCTGGCGGCTTGCGAGCAGAACGACCAGCGGGTGATCATTGAAGCGTCGGCGACCTTTGAGGAAATCGTGATTGTCGAGCCAATGGCCTACACGCGGACGCATCTGCACATCAAGGTGACACCGCGCAGCGGAGGTGCAGTGCGCGAACTGGCCGGCCATGCGATGTCGATCTTTCGCAGGTCTATGTTTGGAGAGTGGCAACTGGCGCGAGATGCGAATCTGGTGGTGCCAATTTAA
- a CDS encoding HlyD family efflux transporter periplasmic adaptor subunit has product MRLPFVMTFWLSFATVAAGQTPANPPENGTPFRSASTVSTAFGGQAETPSHIRPAAPLSRVQLRLRPFRETVVHAVHSGCVDSVSVKPGARAAAFVTLVSLDDRHQRLLVEKARAVEREYEILRDSAPDDLERAIRTERYEGARLARIAAEAEWAEMTYRAPFSGQIARLHVSDGQYVRAGETLLTIVDDSRFLFAFPFAKNLVQTGTRVSVSIAGESHIARVLTTRPLAEALPLLEKLLPGGGLAYAVVSNPQRSIQVGDRVAIPASPPLTDTGTVQTLAEANSRSEKVPEAHRPTTGGERDAAVAISPAANAQPVASDGVPPTNGSPTTGAETSPNLGGTGGSSATATGDTSGINAAPLPLDSEIQRLLAAADMTPEDMQAALDNLEVQLPPEAASQLGAVPEGLLQTLKIEGFPLDELLAAQGALGITPEQLGEIEALLTSYREELEREGLLDFASLGELADEALLKDLAEIEGMSEYLAFAAACRSISEHFQTDVQSILDERQLAQVQTLVSEVSGSEPGAINPLARMSLSEEQRQELAKTLKSNLSEASSVLKDLALKSIKGDTGKKLLRKIRDQHRERVYAALPPDVRDELAKTTRLPRRATPEPTKEASTSAIEEKTPPRKPPTRPAAPPPLPPEPIGLPIWIAGGVAVVVVAGGGVWFLRRRGSPETVVKPSKEKAKPSLALSVGPEQQHTTISSAITLAGERLRQTYADQLKSTEVTIEVAEGTYVEELLIDETFAGKLTIRAAADALVVIRPRGKLPALTVRSPGKIQLERLFFDAAAQATCLSLGLVGRSVELIGLRCSGFQRSGLEVLGAVTNEPAKLQLENCVFQANRRLTTAVSVGATGGEAMSRLELTISRCDFPGPMQQGIDLRVAVAELSVKGSVFNDTRLPVRITGPATVWNKIEVINNTFQASEAGISFVEVGQCDRRRRICVYQNLFISPTGPECHVDPAVGAANFGPMSDAMCNNWSTRPADFRVPGEYFIFQDGMRGVGDLEFESGLPGEPGYFVPLEGSSPTRSWRYRESEAWIGARGPLSSPDHPAGGR; this is encoded by the coding sequence ATGAGACTTCCTTTTGTGATGACTTTTTGGCTGAGCTTCGCAACAGTCGCGGCCGGACAAACACCGGCCAACCCGCCCGAAAATGGTACACCCTTTCGATCCGCCTCGACTGTCAGTACAGCTTTCGGCGGACAAGCTGAAACCCCGTCTCACATTCGTCCGGCAGCACCACTTAGCAGGGTCCAACTGAGATTGCGGCCGTTTCGCGAAACGGTCGTCCATGCGGTCCATTCCGGATGCGTGGATTCCGTTTCGGTGAAGCCGGGGGCGCGTGCGGCCGCCTTTGTGACGCTTGTGTCGTTGGATGATCGTCATCAGCGACTTCTGGTCGAGAAGGCGCGGGCGGTCGAGAGGGAGTATGAAATCCTGCGGGATTCAGCCCCGGACGATCTTGAGCGAGCCATCCGCACAGAGCGATACGAAGGCGCCAGACTGGCGCGAATCGCTGCCGAGGCGGAGTGGGCTGAGATGACGTACCGGGCTCCGTTTTCCGGCCAGATCGCCCGCCTGCATGTTTCAGACGGTCAATATGTCCGCGCGGGCGAAACACTCCTGACAATTGTGGATGATTCGCGGTTTCTGTTTGCGTTTCCGTTCGCCAAAAACCTGGTTCAGACGGGGACTCGCGTCTCGGTGTCGATTGCCGGCGAGAGCCATATCGCCCGGGTTCTGACGACTAGACCATTGGCAGAAGCTTTGCCGTTATTGGAGAAGCTTTTGCCCGGCGGAGGGCTGGCTTACGCGGTCGTGTCCAATCCGCAACGCAGCATTCAAGTAGGGGATCGGGTTGCGATACCCGCCAGTCCGCCTCTGACCGACACCGGGACTGTGCAAACGCTCGCGGAGGCCAACAGCCGATCGGAAAAAGTTCCCGAAGCGCATCGCCCGACAACAGGTGGAGAACGAGATGCTGCTGTCGCGATTTCGCCTGCGGCGAATGCTCAGCCCGTCGCGTCTGACGGCGTTCCGCCGACGAATGGCAGCCCGACGACGGGGGCGGAAACTTCGCCGAACTTGGGTGGAACTGGCGGGAGTTCGGCGACAGCCACTGGGGACACGTCGGGGATCAACGCCGCACCTCTTCCACTGGACTCTGAAATCCAGCGGCTGCTTGCGGCAGCTGACATGACTCCAGAAGACATGCAAGCGGCTTTAGACAATCTGGAGGTCCAACTCCCACCGGAGGCCGCATCGCAACTTGGTGCCGTTCCCGAGGGCTTGTTGCAAACTCTGAAGATTGAAGGTTTTCCTCTCGATGAGCTGCTGGCGGCTCAGGGGGCGCTGGGGATTACACCCGAGCAATTGGGGGAGATCGAAGCTCTGCTGACCTCCTATCGTGAGGAACTGGAACGTGAAGGCCTCTTGGATTTCGCGTCGCTGGGTGAACTCGCCGATGAAGCGCTGCTGAAGGATCTGGCCGAAATCGAAGGCATGTCCGAGTATCTGGCGTTCGCGGCTGCCTGCCGGTCCATCAGCGAGCACTTCCAGACGGACGTGCAGTCGATTCTTGATGAACGTCAGTTGGCTCAGGTGCAAACACTCGTGAGCGAAGTTTCAGGCAGTGAACCGGGAGCGATTAACCCGCTGGCACGTATGTCGCTGAGTGAAGAACAGCGGCAGGAACTGGCGAAGACACTGAAGTCGAATTTGTCTGAGGCGAGTAGCGTCTTGAAGGATTTGGCACTCAAGTCGATTAAGGGAGATACTGGCAAAAAACTCCTTCGAAAGATCCGCGATCAGCACCGTGAGCGTGTTTATGCGGCTTTGCCGCCGGATGTGCGGGACGAACTGGCAAAAACCACCCGCCTGCCCAGACGAGCAACGCCGGAGCCAACGAAAGAGGCATCGACATCGGCCATTGAAGAAAAGACACCACCGCGAAAGCCGCCAACGCGTCCCGCGGCTCCTCCTCCACTACCGCCGGAACCGATTGGTCTGCCCATCTGGATCGCAGGAGGCGTGGCTGTGGTTGTAGTCGCTGGGGGTGGAGTGTGGTTTCTGCGACGTCGGGGATCACCAGAGACAGTGGTGAAGCCCTCAAAGGAGAAGGCGAAACCATCTTTGGCATTGAGTGTCGGGCCGGAACAACAACACACGACGATCTCTTCAGCAATCACGCTGGCCGGTGAACGACTCCGGCAGACTTACGCGGATCAGTTGAAATCCACTGAAGTGACAATCGAAGTTGCCGAGGGAACTTACGTCGAGGAACTTCTGATTGACGAGACATTCGCGGGTAAGCTGACGATTCGCGCTGCCGCCGATGCGCTGGTGGTCATTCGCCCGCGCGGAAAACTCCCTGCATTGACAGTCCGCAGCCCGGGAAAAATCCAGCTGGAGCGGCTGTTTTTTGATGCAGCCGCCCAGGCGACCTGCCTGTCATTGGGGTTGGTCGGCCGTTCCGTGGAATTGATTGGTTTGAGATGTTCGGGATTTCAGCGATCGGGATTGGAAGTTCTGGGTGCTGTCACGAACGAGCCGGCGAAACTCCAACTGGAGAATTGCGTGTTTCAAGCGAACCGGCGATTGACGACGGCAGTGTCAGTGGGGGCAACCGGTGGAGAGGCGATGTCGCGGTTGGAACTCACAATATCCCGTTGCGACTTCCCGGGACCAATGCAGCAGGGGATCGACCTGCGTGTTGCTGTCGCAGAACTGTCGGTGAAGGGCTCTGTTTTCAACGATACGAGGTTGCCGGTTCGCATCACCGGCCCCGCCACGGTTTGGAACAAGATCGAGGTCATCAACAACACATTCCAGGCAAGCGAGGCGGGCATTTCGTTCGTCGAGGTCGGTCAATGTGATCGCCGACGCCGTATCTGCGTCTATCAGAACCTGTTCATCTCCCCGACGGGACCTGAGTGTCACG
- a CDS encoding GTPase family protein: protein MSRLIYRYGPGLLFVLPLIGAMIAGILDWIWRPLLSAFTGYTSVLALLCWSFALLLLRQWILSKKLFPHPPIVMPTGVSRQDQAAYEIVQKAELELEHQLQQTPAPQARFQLLVDALGSMARTIAQIYRPGVAQPYSDRTVIELVAMASLAARSLRHWLTSAIPGIEIISAREGLLLMGASNIYRRRQIQIDRIAAGVGGLLLLISALAATVFESETGLVLARGMISFLLLVIIPRLIWRRCQDGLSREFLQAALLQIAGEAGTLMISLSNGALRKGSKAYTELERKLAKTTPAVRRPILPITWRVWLIYTLLLIPYLWLALIGIYAMIVDEWWLPLGIVTALCWSLSFYWWSSQKRAPISQSTRMAIDETIGSFAKERPWPPAQTFDPYRKDLQLLMSKIGNSLGARGRLHLEDLTVPEGLMVVESLAIDLEPMMAAWPLSTVLTIGQVETWLQRATQARETYEQTRPMLDTLGKTWNLTRWIRALTPAEIVKNIGWTIAAELAGNLVSISKDQFNDWLRNEYSRCWRLAGIRLADAQMKSWHPAPLIIDENFSLAAATPVASSHKSDSQPEVPVEREAEDSLSPLVKLAVVGQVKAGKSSLINAILRQQAAFVDVLPATSGVAEYHCLLPMSAGEVVLLDTPGYTDATLSPRQFAAILEAARQAEVVLLVMAANNPAKDPDVQLMHRLQEYFQQHPQERPPLLVGVISKVDLLRPTLEWSPPYQFLNPAATSAKEVSVREVVQYHQEVFHSTIRHWVPVATRLEARTTTLESGTPETPNRLYGIDEYLIPLLIAQLPEAQGLLLLNAHHARQDHWEAWWQTARDEGRKLLKMIEGTLK, encoded by the coding sequence ATGTCGCGATTGATCTACCGCTATGGCCCAGGGTTACTCTTCGTACTCCCCCTGATCGGTGCGATGATCGCTGGCATTCTCGACTGGATCTGGCGACCACTCCTCAGTGCTTTCACAGGCTATACCTCAGTCCTGGCTCTCCTGTGCTGGTCATTCGCTTTACTGCTGCTCCGCCAATGGATCCTGAGTAAAAAACTCTTTCCTCACCCGCCGATCGTCATGCCCACAGGAGTCTCCCGGCAGGATCAAGCAGCCTACGAGATTGTCCAGAAAGCCGAGCTCGAGCTCGAACACCAGCTACAACAAACACCCGCGCCTCAGGCTCGATTTCAACTTCTCGTCGATGCACTGGGGAGCATGGCCCGTACGATTGCGCAGATTTACCGGCCCGGTGTCGCTCAACCCTACAGCGATCGCACTGTGATTGAACTGGTCGCCATGGCAAGTCTGGCTGCCCGATCACTCCGCCATTGGCTGACAAGTGCCATTCCCGGGATCGAAATCATCTCCGCACGTGAAGGCCTGCTCCTCATGGGAGCTTCCAATATCTATCGGAGGCGCCAGATTCAGATTGATCGCATTGCAGCAGGCGTCGGTGGTCTCCTGCTACTGATCTCTGCCCTCGCCGCGACCGTTTTTGAATCGGAAACCGGCTTGGTACTCGCTCGTGGGATGATAAGTTTTTTACTGCTGGTGATCATTCCCCGATTGATCTGGAGGCGTTGTCAGGACGGGCTTTCCCGAGAGTTTCTCCAGGCGGCTTTACTACAGATCGCTGGTGAAGCCGGAACATTGATGATCTCGTTATCGAATGGAGCCTTGCGCAAGGGAAGCAAGGCATACACCGAACTCGAACGAAAACTGGCAAAGACTACCCCGGCTGTTCGCCGCCCGATACTTCCCATCACCTGGCGTGTCTGGCTGATTTACACCTTGCTGCTGATCCCTTATCTCTGGCTGGCGCTGATTGGCATTTACGCAATGATTGTGGATGAATGGTGGCTGCCACTGGGAATCGTCACAGCCCTCTGCTGGAGCCTCTCCTTCTACTGGTGGTCTTCCCAGAAAAGAGCCCCCATCAGCCAGTCCACACGCATGGCGATCGATGAAACCATCGGCTCGTTTGCCAAAGAGCGACCCTGGCCTCCCGCTCAAACATTCGATCCTTACCGCAAGGATCTTCAGTTGTTGATGAGCAAGATCGGGAACTCACTTGGTGCTCGCGGTCGATTGCATCTGGAAGATCTCACTGTCCCCGAAGGCTTGATGGTTGTGGAATCTCTGGCGATCGATCTTGAGCCCATGATGGCTGCCTGGCCCCTTTCCACAGTACTAACCATCGGACAGGTCGAAACCTGGCTACAGCGAGCCACTCAGGCCAGAGAGACTTATGAGCAAACGAGGCCCATGCTCGACACCCTTGGCAAAACATGGAATCTGACACGCTGGATTCGCGCCTTAACACCGGCAGAGATCGTCAAGAATATCGGCTGGACCATTGCTGCCGAACTGGCAGGTAATCTCGTCTCCATCTCCAAAGATCAGTTCAACGACTGGTTACGCAACGAGTACTCCCGCTGCTGGAGGCTGGCGGGAATTCGTCTGGCCGATGCCCAAATGAAAAGCTGGCATCCCGCTCCACTGATCATCGACGAAAACTTCTCTCTGGCAGCCGCCACCCCTGTAGCGTCTTCACACAAATCCGATTCTCAACCTGAGGTTCCCGTTGAACGTGAGGCCGAAGACTCATTAAGCCCGCTGGTCAAACTGGCCGTTGTCGGGCAGGTAAAAGCAGGAAAATCGAGCCTGATCAATGCCATCCTCAGGCAGCAGGCCGCCTTTGTCGATGTCCTCCCCGCCACTTCAGGTGTGGCGGAATATCACTGCCTCCTGCCCATGTCCGCAGGCGAAGTGGTTCTCCTCGATACTCCCGGCTACACCGATGCCACACTCTCTCCCAGGCAGTTTGCAGCGATTCTTGAAGCAGCCCGGCAAGCCGAAGTCGTCCTGCTCGTCATGGCTGCCAACAATCCCGCTAAAGATCCAGATGTGCAATTGATGCATCGACTGCAGGAATACTTCCAGCAGCATCCCCAGGAGCGACCGCCACTTCTCGTGGGTGTCATTTCCAAAGTCGATCTGCTGAGACCGACTCTCGAATGGTCACCCCCTTATCAATTCCTCAATCCAGCAGCGACAAGCGCCAAAGAAGTGTCCGTTCGCGAAGTCGTTCAATACCATCAGGAGGTCTTTCACTCGACGATCAGGCACTGGGTGCCGGTCGCCACTCGACTGGAAGCACGTACCACAACTCTTGAATCGGGCACACCAGAGACACCTAACAGGCTCTATGGAATCGATGAATACCTGATCCCCCTGCTCATTGCCCAGCTTCCTGAGGCCCAGGGATTGCTATTACTCAATGCACATCACGCGCGTCAGGATCACTGGGAAGCGTGGTGGCAAACCGCAAGAGACGAAGGCCGCAAACTCCTCAAGATGATTGAAGGGACGTTGAAGTGA